The window CGTCACCCACTTGCTTCTGCagctaaaagtgtgtgtgtgtgtgtgtgtgtgtgtgtgtgtgtgtgtagagaagGGGATTACAAGGGGGCAGGGGCTTAAAATGCTCTCATTTTGCCCGTAATAAATATACTGTGTCTACATAGCTGTAACTGCCAAATCTCATGCAAGATGACCCAGAATACAGCTACCATCTACTGTTTCATAGCTTGTAAAATAGTGAagttgaaatataaatatttagtaCTTTTTATTAAGAGGCTTTGAGCAGGCTCAGCATAAATATAGTAAGTCACTGCAGAGGTGTAATTTGAGAGAAATACACTACTTTTTCAACAACTGACCAGAGTTAAGAGTTATAGCAGTAACTATGTGCCATGTTGGTATCGATAGCACTTGCAGAATATTATTTCCAACCAAAGCGTTGTTCGGAAGACGAATGGTGCTGAAGAGATGAGAGGCAGTCTGAGATTATTGATCAACATGAAGTTAAACACCCTATTGGATGTGAGCATTAGGGAACATCTTCATTTCCTCTTCTCTAATTGGCAGTTGTTGGCTCCAGATTGACACTAACTCCCATAAACCTAACGTTTCTTCTTTGTTTAATAATACAATATTTTTTGTGTACAATTATTGACAGTATTAatcttatttttgtattttcttacatGTTATACCATACTGTATGTTAGTATTCCTGCAGACATATTACATAAAACATTATTTTCCACCTCCCAATATGTGAAAAAAGCACATGTTTTTCCTACAGAGTTTAACTACAGCATCGATCTATAAAGGTTACCAAATATGCCATGCTAAACACTAAAACATTGTGTAACGAgggtgggttttttgttgttgttgttttgtttttttcaagccCTTGTTTCCTCGGTTCCTATGGCAGTGGGCTGTATTTAAAAGCCCAGAATGTTATCTTTTTGTGATGTTTGCGGATGCCAATGTTGCCTGTATTTATGAAATGACACCATGTTTTCAGAAAACTAACATACTTAACATGTTTACAGAGAATTGTTTgctgtatatacatataaatatatatctttTTATAGTTAATGTGCTTTGCACAATCAAGATATAGGGTTTGTTGCTTTTTGTCTGTGTTATCTCCCTAACTGTTGCAGCCTTTTTTAAGACATCAGTACAGACCTTGGACTGTAACTGTTAGCTTCTCAGCTGTGTCAAATGGTTTACTAGTGGcttctaaaaaaaacacaaaaaaagagaaaaataataataaaaacatgttgccctAATAGAAGATATGAAGGGGGGCTGCTTGGCTTATGTTGCTTATTGTTCTCTTGAGCTGGCAACTGAATCTTTCCAAGTGTACCAGCAAtgcaaaaaatgaataaaaataactagCAATTCAaaatgctgttgttgttttgttttgtttttttcttggtctgtttgttttttaaacataagttTAACTCTCTTgctggttttcattttttcctccctcttaCTTCACCTATCGTCTGCTTTTTATCTGGGTCTGGATTACAGGGACAACAGTCTAAacagaagcccagacctcccccTTCACAGCTGAGTGCTCCAGCGCCAAATGGGGGGAACACAGCCATTCCTAAGCCAGACGAAAGATATCTCTCCAGCATCTCCTGGTTCTGCCCCAGGGCCTCTTCCCTGTGCTGTGTACACAACACCTCGAATGACTCCTTTTGATTCTCAGTCTTCctcaaaaactaaaataaactaCTGCAAGACACAAAACAAGACAAGGAAGCTTTCTTAAACGAGATACAGTTGACCCTCAAAATTTGCAGGGGTTACGTTCTTGTGAAAAACTGCAAATTCTGAATGTGGTTAAAAAaagcctctttttttaaatttagggTTAGTTTAAACCCTAAATATGcttttgtgtggcatcttaggGCTTTAAGAACAAAACGAAAAACATACAGATAGCTACACGCAGTGATGCTGGACCATCTGCCAGAGATGCAATAAGGAGAGATAAAATACGCTCTCGGATTGGCTACTTTCTGCCTCTGAATGGTATCTCACCATCTCAAAGATTTCCTCTGAAACAAAACTGCAACTTTGTGGGGGGTATACTGTAGCTGTGCTGGTAGTTTCTGTATAATGTAACTTGGATATATGTAGGTGTGGTTGCTTTCAAGTTGTAGCTCAAGTCCtcagagaggaaagaaaaacaacagggGTCTTCTAAACCAGAGTGATAAAAGATGCTCCTGCTGAAAACATTTAAGTGGATGTGAACTCTACACCTCAGGTTTACTATAACTGCAAGCCCTTGTGAAACCCTACGCCTGATGTGCCCATTCCTTATAAATTTAAGTACCTAGTGCTGTTAACACACCTTTCACAGATATGAATGCTGAGGAAGGTGTTGGGTTGAGTATAGGTTCTACAGATTCTGCAGAAGAATAATTCAGGCATAACAGGGTAATAGTGTGAATCAATACAATATAAAATCTGAATAGACAAAAAGCACTCGTGACTAGTGTAAATAAAAtagtaaatataatttaatatcCATTTGAGttagtaaaattttattttgtttccaatTTTGTCTGCAGATATCCAGCTCATGACCCTGAAATGGTTTACGTCACTGAAAACAGTTCATACTGAACACAGTTCTTTGTTATGAGATCATTCTCGACTGGCAGGGTGCTTTGAGAGGGCATTTTCTGCCAAGGCTAGAGACCTTTTTTCCTGACAGATAACAGGAGGTGGATCCTCTGCTTCCTTTGTCCATATCTCCAAGTTTTGTGAACTCCACCTTGGCAGTTTCTGTATAATTATGCTGTCAAATGACCACAATCACATGCTTCTGAGGAAGAATGCAGCTGTCACAGAAACTGCAATCAGCTGCCCTCTGTGTGCCCattcacagctgctgctgaagcCGATGTGTCATTAGATGTGGACTAGAAACGAAGACAATAATAGAGCATTAGAAACAAGCCACCTCCATCCTCATTATTACTGCTGCTTCTGTGTCTGGTGTGCGTTTACATTTGATGTGGAAGCTGCACTGTCGAGACTTGCATCAGCTATGGTTGCCAGGTAGACAATGTTGCGATGCAGAATCTGTTGGTATCTGTTgggaaatggaaaaaataaataacaccaCTATGATGTCAATCAGCAGCATTAGTGGAGGAGAGGTTTGTGTAACTTACTGCACACACTCCACCGCGCGTCCTTTCTGCATGTACTCTGTAATGcatctgatcagctgatcgttttCATCCAGTAACTGGAACAAAGCAGAGAATCCGGCAGGACCAGTGAGAAATTTAGAGAGTGTAAAGCCACttacagcaaaaaaataaaggttttcaCAGAGTATTGAACCATGTTAAGAGGCCCTACTACAAccacttttaacatttttatctAAACCTGTCACCGGGACTAGTCCGTATAAAAAGTCTACAGCCAAATGCGATAAGGTTACCAATTTTGCCCCCAAACAAAGGTGAACGTATTAACTTGCTAGCAAGCTAAATGCTAATCCAAGAACGATCGATTCATAAAAGCAAGGTAAAAGCTTCTAAAATATACGTTCCTGGTGTCTTACCCTCTGTATCGTCTCTTGGTTGACTGTAGCTTTTCCTCTTAGTTTCTTTGGTACAAACACAATCGACATGTTTAATTTAATCCTACTACAACGATTCCGCTTTTACTGCGCCAGCTGACCGGAGAGCTTCTTCTTCGTGGGACGTATTACGTTCGACTCACACACGGGGAGGCAGGCATAGCCCAGCGTGCGAGCCGCCTGTCCAACGGCCGAGGGAAACGTCAGGGGCGGGAACCGACCAAAGATGATATATACAGAAAGATGGAGCACTCCATTGCTTCGAAGGCTGAACGATAGATTAAAGAAGCTTGTTTCCGCCACTGAAAAGAGTCTTTTTTTGCCAtccatgtgtaaaaaaaaaaaaagagcgacGTACTATCgcattgttttaaaaattaataagaTAACCTAAAAATTGTAGTTTTTAAGTCGaactttaaataaattaattgaaATTTTGACGTAGGAATCCCCAAGTTTGTTGCAAGTTTCGATAGATTAACAATAAACTGGGGAGGAACTGTCAGGTGTCAGCTTGATAAAGATGTCTTTCgcgtgcatgtatgtgtatttGCATATACACTCATTTGATTAGGTATGCCTGATCCACTGCTTGTTTACCAAatatctaacacacacacacacacacacacacacagcaaccaAAACCATTTTCAAACGTTTCTCACCAATTTAAGagcaaaaaaaacacatttcaccaTGTCATGTGAAATATATGAAGGGAGCATTTTGGGAAACCACTACAAGGTAGAGGCTTACCTTGGAGAAGGCACCTTTGGTCTCATAACCAaatgttaaaatacaaaaaacaacaaaaccgtGGCTATTAAAATCAACAAGACCTGAAATTTTGCAACAGGCAAAATTGGAAATTTTTATCCTGGAGGATTTTTAATCCTGGATGCCGATACCTGCAACATTGTTAAGTGGAACGACTCTTTCTTCCACGGGGAGCGCATGTGCTTAAATTTTGAACTGCTTGATCAAAACCTGTGGGACTACATAAAAGGATCAGAATTACCAGGGTCTTCCCATAGGAGAACTGAAGCCAATTTTACATCAGCTATCAAATGCTTTGTACCACATAGGTTCCCTGGGAATACTGCATGCTGATCTCAAACCTGGAAACATAACAGTTGTCAACCGCCATGAGTCTCTCgtcaaagtcaaagttattGACTTTGGCCTGTGTCTGCAGTGATTCCTGGTACCATTGTGCAGATGATTTGGTATAGAGCACCCGAAGTTATGCTTCATATTCCATATAATGAAGCAATTGACATGTGGTCTCTgggctggtagctgtggagcttgctACAGGGGTGCCACTCTACCCTGGGAAAATGgattatgatgttttgaaattcgcTATAGAAACTCAGGGCCAGCCACCAGATTATATTCTAGACTGTGGCATGGCCACCGAATATTATTTCAGAAAAGACGACCACAGCGAACAgcgctggacatttaagacAGAAGAACAATTTCAGTATGAGACAGGATACCAATCCAAGGACACTCGAAATATAACACTTCAGCACCTTGATGACCTCAAACAAGTAATCACAGTTAGAACAGGACCTGAAAGTGGCACAGATTTATTGGTCAGCCTGATTAAACGAATGTTGGCCTTGGATGCAAACCAGCGCATCAAACCCTTGGAGGTTCTCAAGGATCCCTTTTTTGACCCTGGCCTGAGAGTTCCTCCTGCATTGAAatgaggagcagaggaggacaACCGTCTCCAGCAGTGCTTCTTTGACCCTAGACAAAAGTGATAAAACCACAAGCAGGAGTTGGAAAAGGCAATCAACAgcagaaatacactgcaaacgCTTATCTACAATGCAAACCCAATACTCGTTTAAATCTGATAACAacagcttaatattttaagctCTTTTAACCAGTCGCGGCAGATGACTGTCctttcctgagcctggttctgccggagattTTTTCCCATTACAAGGGAGTTTTTTCTCTCCACTGTCGctaaatgcttgctcatagggaatCCTCTGATGGTTGGAGTGGCCAATGCTGTaggacaggggtctcaaactccagtcctcaagaACTACTGTGCATTACAGAAGTTCTTGAGGACTGGAGTTATAGAGActccttaaaaacaacaacaacaaatatggTCTTGAACTTGGGCacaattttggtgaaaatccaTTAAGTAATCACTGTGTCAAGTTCATAGCAATATTCAAAGCTGAGCAGCAGACACCTTACCATCAATCCTTCAATCAGACCTCAAACACCATGTTAACACAGGTAAATTGGATACAAGTTAATTAAATAAACCAGCTTTAAGCATCAACTAAGTGTTGTTTGTAATTCTTCAAAAATACAGTGCTACCCTTCAGCTTCCTAGTAGacaaactgtcatggtcctgggtgtAGTGACCCAGGGTTCGTatgtttttgagttttgttaatATTCCAGTGTCAGTCATGTTTTTTGTAGTCTTTATGGCTTTTGTGCTTATGTatagtttttttgtctttagggTTCTGTCTCAGTGTCTTCCCTGTCTTTCCGTGCTTCATGTTCCCTCTTCATCTCTCCAGTCAGTAATGTCCCCGTGTTTGTTTCTCCACCCTGTTCTCAGTGTTaagcttgtgtgtctttgtccgCTTCTCCATAGTTgtcatgcttcctgttttatgttGATAGTCCTTGTCCTGCATTCGGCTCGTTTGTCTCGTTATGTCAGATTAGtccccagctgtgttcccacctgttccATCTTCTCGTTATCCTACCTGTGTATTGAAGTCCTTAGTCTCCCTCTGCTTGTTGTTGTGTTCTCCACGTTAGCTGTGGGCCCTTTTCTCGTCATGTCTTATCTGCTTTTGCTAGGTCAGGTCTTATACTCCAACTTTACATTATTTGTCCTggtttgagtttttatttattttgtagtgttcatgtattttgttttcagttcattcTTGCCAGCAAATAAAAGCTGCTGCTTTAAGGTCTCTGTCTCAGAGTCCTGCTTTTGGGTCTAATCCCTGCCTGCTACACAGCTTACCATGACAAAAACCTGTGGTATAAATGTGATCCTCTCAAATGAAATCCTCTCATTTTCAGAAAAGTTAACCTCTCGCTTTGAAGTCAGTGTCACTGAGATTTAAACTTATCTGAGACTTTTAGTACATGTAACCATGGTATTGATTTAAAAATTCTACATTGTCTTGTCGTGTAAGTTGTCTTGAGTTAttacattcacaaacttgggtgtacggtgtacattttaggacatcctcatgtctcaggaaaaaagtcgTCAGATCTCAGACAAAAAGCTGTCAGGTCTCAGACCACTAAAGgtcaggtctcaggaaaaaagttcTCAGgtctcagacaaaaaaaatgtcaggtcccAGGTGTCAGAGAAAAtaatgtcaggtctcaggaaaaaagttgtcaCATCTCAGgcaaaaaaatgtcaggtctcaggtctcagacaaaaattcatcaggtctcaggaaaaaagtcgTCAGGTCTTTAGCTTCTGGGTAACAAAGAAATGACATCATTCACATAGATTACTGATTGGTGGcgctaactcgaaatttcgagttttctcaaaattttgaggTAATAACTCCAAATTtcaagaaaataacaaaatttcgagttatggatgcttttatttattttttagtggCAGAAACGGGCTTACcattaactcaaaatttcgagaAAATAACTCGAAAATTTAACTTATGGATCCAGGATTTTATGGATTTTGTCTGAGACCTGGCTTTTTTTCT is drawn from Oreochromis aureus strain Israel breed Guangdong linkage group 1, ZZ_aureus, whole genome shotgun sequence and contains these coding sequences:
- the ss18l2 gene encoding SS18-like protein 2; the protein is MSIVFVPKKLRGKATVNQETIQRLLDENDQLIRCITEYMQKGRAVECVQYQQILHRNIVYLATIADASLDSAASTSNSTSNDTSASAAAVNGHTEGS